From a region of the Alnus glutinosa chromosome 1, dhAlnGlut1.1, whole genome shotgun sequence genome:
- the LOC133879592 gene encoding uncharacterized protein LOC133879592 yields the protein MAPAQPFMDIDLDVKPLIVAKMALDKEKRSSQTNSDGKGLRCMSNCRSTNIETHSMLDDQTKALKCSEDLEVDIIGCTVKSEIRSIKNSDPDATEYSSSFADTTSNTENCSGLSEGEVESQLFGDDSLASAFDVFSTSLQMRKKKLTNHWRNFIHPLMWRCKWMELKIKEVQSQELKYSREIAAYDQRKHLGFNQLTSEELGSKSLPFSRQCYRRKAIRRRKRKRVEDTADVTSYMSQHNLFSYLEMKKSDPDGNSLADDFGNPVITDQNDDCNDKFGIGNNWSFLEFRDGEHFLDQVLWKIEMVHSRVHKLKSQIDMVLSKNAARFSSSENLSLLAPCDGQTSSAHSPTFSAGNGDTISVGLVYSPTKHVSECDNVDLVMPGSAIISYGETIHVPDIIESTVGLLSAADVTLHQPQIGDSCEDIVDSVLVNSKAGEAERDSFKKVGSHSAEMHQEAEIGDQEESTNPSLIPTSEPPTVEKSVGPQEQSTLSSCLASEVHFPRNKRKRGERKAGSGGWSRRSSGEPDSQ from the exons ATGGCTCCTGCTCAACCATTTATGGACATTGACCTAGATGTTAAACCTCTGATCGTAGCAAAAATGGCACTTGATAAGGAGAAGAGGAGTTCCCAAACAAACTCAGATGGAAAGGGTTTAAGGTGCATGAGTAACTGCAGAAGCACCAACATAGAGACACATTCTATGTTGGATGATCAAACTAAGGCTCTAAAGTGCTCTGAGGATCTTGAGGTTGATATAATTGGATGTACAGTTAAAAGTGAAATAAGGTCCATTAAAAATTCAGATCCAGATGCGACTGAATATTCAAGCTCATTTGCCGACACTACATCTAATACTGAGAATTGTTCTGGGTTGAGTGAAGGAGAAGTGGAATCACAATTATTTGGTGATGACAGTTTGGCTTCTGCATTTGATGTATTCAGTACTTCGCTTCAGATGAG GAAGAAGAAGTTGACAAATCACTGGAGGAACTTTATACACCCTTTGATGTGGCGCTGCAAATGGATGGAATTGAAAATTAAGGAAGTACAGTCACAAGAATTAAAATATTCCAGGGAGATTGCAGCATATGACCAGAGAAAACATTTGGGATTCAATCAGCTTACATCTGAAGAATTGGGTTCAAAGTCATTGCCATTTTCTCGTCAATGTTATAGAAGAAAGGCTATAAGGAGGAGGAAACGAAAGAGAGTTGAAGACACTGCTGATGTAACATCATACATGTCACAACATAACCTTTTCTCTTATCTTG AAATGAAGAAGTCTGATCCAGATGGCAATTCGTTGGCTGATGATTTTGGTAACCCGG TAATCACAGACCAAAATGATGATTGCAATGACAAATTTGGCATTGGTAATAATTGGTCATTTCTTGAGTTTAGAGATGGTGAACATTTTTTGGATCAAGTCCTTTGGAAAATTGAAATGGTGCACTCTCGGGTTCACAAGCTGAAGAGTCAAATTGACATGGTACTATCTAAAAATGCTGCAAGGTTCTCTTCCTCTGAGAATTTGAGCCTTCTGGCACCTTGTGATGGACAGACTAGCTCTGCTCACAGTCCTACATTCTCTGCCGGCAATGGGGACACTATATCAGTAGGACTTGTGTATTCTCCAACTAAGCATGTATCAGAGTGTGATAATGTAGATCTTGTTATGCCTGGAAGTGCCATTATAAGTTATGGGGAGACAATTCATGTACCTGATATAATCGAAAGCACAGTAGGACTGTTATCTGCAGCTGATGTCACCCTCCATCAGCCACAGATTGGAGATTCATGTGAAGAT ATTGTAGATAGTGTTCTGGTAAATAGCAAGGCAGGTGAAGCAGAGAGGGACAGTTTCAAGAAGGTAGGTAGTCATTCCGCAGAGATGCATCAGGAGGCAGAGATAGGCGACCAAGAAGAAAGCACCAATCCCTCTTTAATTCCAACATCAGAACCTCCTACTGTGGAAAAATCTGTTGGGCCTCAAGAGCAATCAACTCTGTCATCTTGTTTAGCGTCAGAAGTCCATTTTCCACGGAATAAGCGAAAGCGTGGGGAGCGAAAAGCCGGCTCTGGTGGTTGGAGCAGGAGATCCTCAGGTGAGCCTGACAGCCAGTGA
- the LOC133858824 gene encoding uncharacterized protein LOC133858824, with protein sequence MQDPKNSNTTRKPWYQRAMEMATLWKTISKSTGIPSRSTNGRVWKSISRTPEMASSTTAANSNNYYRNKLRKCTSLKVATSFTRVCLCAPISSYNEVFRAEVPPRRSNSYPRSKPFPPISQEKSIIPSARLSVEGRRVFRGKSLTDDVLMRRFVVEEEAMMQIRRRNQMEVIRRRSVMRRKKLGPSRLSRMVMAAVEEQP encoded by the exons ATGCAAGATCCAAAGAACTCAAACACTACAAG GAAGCCCTGGTATCAAAGAGCAATGGAGATGGCGACACTATGGAAAACCATTTCCAAGTCCACAGGAATCCCAAGTAGGAGTACAAATGGTAGAGTATGGAAAAGCATTTCCAGAACCCCAGAAATGGCGAGTAGTACTACTGCTGCaaattctaataattattaCAGAAACAAGCTAAGAAAATGTACCTCTCTCAAGGTTGCCACTTCGTTTACTAGAGTCTGTCTTTGTGCGCCAATCTCTTCCTACAATGAGGTTTTCCGAGCTGAGGTTCCGCCGAGAAGAAGCAACAGTTACCCAAGATCAAAGCCGTTTCCTCCGATCTCACAAGAGAAAAGTATAATTCCCAGCGCAAGGCTTAGCGTGGAAGGTAGAAGAGTTTTCCGGGGAAAGTCGTTGACCGATGATGTTTTGATGAGAAGATTTGTGGTTGAAGAAGAAGCGATGATGCAGATTAGAAGGAGAAATCAAATGGAAGTCATAAGGAGGAGGAGTGTTATGAGAAGGAAGAAGCTTGGGCCTAGTCGTCTTAGTAGAATGGTTATGGCAGCTGTGGAGGAacaaccttaa
- the LOC133879604 gene encoding protein IQ-DOMAIN 14, with protein MGKKGSWFSAIKRVFSPHSKEKLANDSEKKSTKEKKKKGLGKLRHAETNSFIPLFREPSSIEKIFGDFEREQVILRPPTPLEQPRTPPFVPPRVSSPRAPSPRVASPRVASPRVASPRAVSPRFVHHQKEISRRPEPTLRNHHASATKIQAAYRGYMARRSFRALKGLVRLQGVVRGQNVKRQTANAMKYMQLLVRVQSQIQSRRIQMLENQARHQAQFRNDKEVESTFGKWSQASEAGNNDDWDDSLLTKEQREARLQKKVEAVIKRERAMAYAYSHQLWKTTPKSGQTPLLDIRSGGFPWWWNWLERQVPPANPPESHGVKNFQLTPPRPPSELKPSPRPQSSNYMQRHFGYDGMDISTPKSTKSTILTSAKPARTPPPNRTSLANSAGLSKYSRARGSGADSPFDLPLKDDDSLVSCPPFSVPSYMAPTVSAKAKARAYSNPKERFPGTPNSESKRRLSFPLTQGIGSFKWNKGSMFFNKDSSSQRMLDKNQSLQSIGNLSVDSTVSLPAGVGRKPFNRFV; from the exons ATGGGAAAGAAAGGCAGTTGGTTTTCTGCAATCAAGAGGGTTTTTAGTCCCCATTCTAAGGAGAAGCTAGCCAAT GACTCAGAGAAGAAAagcacaaaagaaaagaagaagaaggggttAGGAAAACTAAGGCATGCGGAGACCAATTCGTTCATTCCCCTATTCAGAGAGCCAAGCAgcattgagaaaatatttggGGATTTTGAAAGGGAGCAAGTAATTCTTAGGCCACCCACGCCTCTTGAGCAACCAAGAACACCCCCTTTTGTGCCTCCTAGAGTTTCTTCTCCAAGGGCTCCTTCTCCAAGGGTTGCCTCTCCTAGGGTTGCTTCTCCAAGGGTTGCTTCCCCTAGAGCTGTGTCGCCTCGGTTTGTTCATCACCAGAAGGAGATTAGCCGCAGGCCAGAACCAACTCTAAGAAACCACCATGCTTCAGCTACTAAGATCCAAGCAGCCTATAGAGGTTATATG GCAAGGAGAAGCTTTAGAGCATTAAAGGGTCTGGTGCGGCTACAAGGAGTGGTGAGAGGACAGAATGTGAAGCGCCAGACGGCAAATGCAATGAAGTACATGCAACTCTTGGTGCGTGTACAATCACAGATTCAGTCACGGAGGATCCAGATGTTAGAAAACCAAGCTCGGCATCAAGCTCAATTCAGAAATGATAAAGAAGTGGAGAGTACCTTTGGCAAATGGAGCCAAGCA TCTGAGGCAGGTAACAATGATGACTGGGATGATAGCTTGCTAACAAAGGAGCAGAGAGAAGCAAGATTGCAGAAAAAGGTTGAGGCGGTCATCAAGAGAGAAAGAGCCATGGCCTATGCATATTCACACCAG TTGTGGAAAACCACTCCTAAATCAGGTCAAACGCCTCTATTGGATATCCGATCTGGGGGATTTCCATGGTGGTGGAACTGGTTGGAACGTCAGGTGCCTCCAGCAAATCCTCCCGAAAGCCATGGTGTGAAGAATTTTCAACTTACGCCTCCAAGACCGCCGTCTGAGCTGAAGCCGAGCCCACGGCCCCAGTCAAGCAACTACATGCAGCGCCATTTTGGGTATGATGGTATGGACATCTCCACACCAAAATCCACAAAATCAACTATACTCACGTCGGCAAAACCGGCTCGAACCCCTCCTCCAAATAGAACCTCACTAGCCAACAGCGCAGGCTTGTCAAAGTATTCAAGAGCAAGAGGTAGTGGAGCTGATTCCCCTTTTGATCTGCCATTAAAGGACGATGACAGCCTCGTAAGCTGCCCGCCATTTTCCGTTCCGAGCTACATGGCTCCAACAGTTTCAGCCAAAGCAAAAGCAAGAGCTTATAGTAACCCCAAGGAAAGGTTTCCGGGGACTCCAAACAGCGAGTCGAAGAGGCGACTTTCATTCCCCTTGACACAAGGCATTGGGTCTTTCAAGTGGAACAAGGGCTCCATGTTCTTCAACAAGGATTCTAGCTCTCAAAGGATGTTAGACAAGAACCAGTCACTTCAATCCATTGGGAATTTGAGTGTGGATTCCACCGTTTCTTTGCCTGCTGGGGTTGGAAGGAAGCCATTTAACCGATTTGTGTGA